One Thermodesulfobacteriota bacterium genomic region harbors:
- a CDS encoding thioredoxin domain-containing protein, with protein MEPKYTNRLIHETSPYLLQHAHNPVDWYPWGEEALSRARKEDKPILLSIGYSACHWCHVMEKESFENEAIARIMNEHFINIKVDREERPDLDELYMNALQALTGSGGWPMTVFLTPQLVPFHAGTYFPPEDRMGMPGFPRVLLTVANYYRTHRGEVSGMERQMEQVLQQIVKIEPSKSDPDPHLLAKAFEAIEGQFDPVNGGFGRAPKFPNSMALSFLLKYWKRNGERKALRIVETTLEKMANGGIYDHLGGGFHRYSVDERWLIPHFEKMLYDNALLSRTYFEAFQATRREGFLRIGEEILDYVLREMKAPEGGFFSTQDADSEGEEGKFYVWTRDEIKAILGREEGTAFCAYYGVTPQGNFEGGRSVLHVSHPLEKVSELYSIPVEELEILLREGRKKLFLEREKRVRPGRDEKVLTSWNGLMISSLTDGFKLTGKASYLKAAEEAARFILEGGISQETLMRVYNRGRWQVKGYSEDYAFFIQALIDLYEATFDLKYLRQAYVLNERFLGQFWDEKEGGFFFTGSSNERLIARSKHPYDQAIPSPNAIGLTNLLRLGHLTGEGSLKKKGEEILRLFYDLLSEHPIAFPQMLSGFFLYLYPEEIGLLGPKDDPKTKKMAQVLYQAFIPNKILAHRDPKESIEGDWFPFLKGREIPPAPTVYVCRGFTCLPPVQDEEELKKIFG; from the coding sequence ATGGAACCGAAATATACGAATCGGTTGATTCATGAAACAAGTCCTTATCTTCTCCAGCATGCCCACAATCCGGTGGATTGGTATCCCTGGGGGGAGGAGGCCCTGAGTCGGGCCCGCAAAGAGGACAAACCCATCCTCCTCAGCATCGGCTATTCCGCCTGCCACTGGTGTCACGTGATGGAGAAGGAGTCCTTCGAAAACGAGGCGATCGCCCGGATCATGAACGAACATTTTATCAACATTAAAGTGGACCGCGAAGAGAGGCCGGACCTCGACGAACTCTATATGAATGCGCTGCAGGCGTTGACCGGAAGCGGGGGATGGCCCATGACGGTCTTCTTGACCCCTCAGCTGGTTCCTTTCCATGCGGGGACCTACTTCCCTCCGGAAGACCGGATGGGGATGCCCGGCTTTCCCAGGGTCCTCCTCACGGTCGCCAACTATTACCGGACCCACCGGGGGGAGGTATCGGGCATGGAAAGACAGATGGAGCAGGTGCTCCAACAGATCGTCAAGATCGAGCCCTCCAAAAGCGATCCGGACCCCCACCTGCTTGCCAAAGCCTTTGAGGCGATCGAGGGGCAGTTCGACCCCGTCAACGGAGGCTTCGGCCGGGCCCCCAAATTTCCCAACAGCATGGCCCTCTCGTTTCTTCTAAAATACTGGAAAAGGAACGGCGAGAGGAAGGCCCTCCGGATCGTGGAGACCACCCTTGAGAAGATGGCCAACGGCGGGATCTACGACCATCTCGGGGGAGGATTTCATCGATACTCGGTGGATGAACGTTGGCTGATCCCTCACTTCGAGAAGATGCTCTACGACAATGCCCTCCTCTCTCGGACCTATTTTGAGGCCTTTCAGGCGACCCGAAGAGAAGGGTTTCTCCGGATAGGCGAGGAGATCCTCGATTATGTGCTTCGGGAGATGAAGGCCCCTGAGGGCGGTTTCTTCTCCACTCAGGACGCAGACAGCGAAGGGGAGGAAGGAAAATTCTACGTCTGGACAAGGGACGAGATTAAAGCGATCCTGGGCCGAGAAGAGGGGACGGCCTTCTGCGCCTATTACGGGGTCACCCCCCAAGGCAATTTCGAAGGGGGAAGGAGCGTCCTCCATGTCTCCCATCCCCTTGAAAAGGTCTCCGAGCTTTACAGCATCCCTGTCGAGGAACTGGAGATATTGTTGAGGGAGGGCCGAAAAAAACTCTTCCTTGAAAGGGAGAAGAGGGTGAGGCCGGGGAGGGACGAGAAGGTCCTCACCTCCTGGAACGGGTTGATGATCTCCAGCCTCACCGATGGGTTTAAATTGACCGGCAAGGCCTCCTATCTGAAGGCTGCCGAGGAGGCGGCCCGGTTTATCCTGGAGGGGGGGATAAGCCAAGAGACCCTGATGCGAGTCTATAATCGGGGAAGATGGCAGGTCAAGGGTTATTCGGAAGATTATGCCTTCTTCATCCAGGCCCTCATCGATCTCTACGAAGCCACCTTTGATTTGAAATATCTTCGGCAGGCCTATGTCCTCAACGAGAGGTTCCTCGGTCAGTTCTGGGATGAGAAGGAGGGCGGTTTCTTCTTCACCGGAAGCTCAAACGAGAGGCTGATCGCCCGTTCGAAGCATCCCTATGACCAAGCCATTCCCTCGCCGAACGCCATCGGCCTGACCAATCTTCTCCGCCTCGGCCATCTCACGGGAGAGGGATCCCTTAAGAAGAAAGGGGAAGAGATTTTGCGCCTCTTTTACGATCTCCTTTCGGAACATCCGATAGCCTTTCCACAGATGCTCTCCGGATTCTTCCTCTACCTCTATCCGGAAGAGATCGGCCTCCTTGGCCCAAAAGACGATCCGAAAACGAAAAAGATGGCTCAGGTCCTCTATCAGGCCTTCATCCCGAATAAGATCTTGGCCCACCGGGATCCAAAAGAATCGATCGAAGGGGATTGGTTCCCCTTTTTAAAGGGGAGGGAGATCCCCCCGGCTCCCACGGTCTATGTCTGCCGGGGATTCACCTGCCTGCCCCCGGTCCAGGATGAGGAAGAGTTGAAAAAGATCTTCGGGTAA
- a CDS encoding universal stress protein, which translates to MDKIKKILVPLDGSSCAENVLPAVERLASELKASLSLLRVALASTFPGIDPTEAQLKAVREAETYLLEVEERLRAKGFEVDSHVRYGNDAEEIVEHAAQNDIDLIAMTTHGRSGVKRFLLGSVAEKVLRHATKPIFLIRCQAQDV; encoded by the coding sequence GTGGATAAGATAAAGAAAATTCTTGTCCCATTGGATGGGTCTTCGTGCGCGGAGAATGTCCTGCCGGCGGTCGAAAGGCTTGCCTCCGAGCTCAAGGCCTCCCTCTCCCTTTTGCGGGTGGCTTTGGCCAGCACCTTTCCAGGGATCGATCCGACAGAGGCCCAACTCAAAGCCGTTCGGGAAGCCGAGACGTATCTGCTGGAAGTGGAGGAGCGGTTGAGGGCCAAAGGGTTTGAGGTGGACAGCCACGTCCGGTACGGAAACGATGCGGAGGAGATCGTCGAGCACGCGGCCCAGAACGATATCGATCTGATCGCCATGACCACCCATGGCCGAAGTGGCGTGAAGCGGTTTCTCCTCGGGAGCGTCGCGGAAAAAGTGCTTCGCCATGCAACAAAACCGATCTTCCTAATCCGATGTCAGGCCCAAGACGTTTGA
- a CDS encoding FAD-binding protein codes for MEELSTEILVIGSGLAGIMAALAAEEVGVRTTLVGKFAIGMGNNSAISNGVFTASHERFSTENHQEETLKAGRGLNHAQIVRRLVDQAPEAMEKLKAWGVSLVEVPMGFMVDRSGGCDQIPGVLLMRSLKKRLGLGSIHCLPGLVVFDLVVGEGRVQGAFGFLRDGRPCLVQSKAVILAAGGGGAIYRRNDNQRSTLGDGYGLALRAGLPLLDLEFVQFYPFVLAEPGLHTFILYPPYPDGVKVMDEHGADLLERLGIEADLNRAIITRRDSLTLSLMESTRTGEVYFDLRQVPETSWKAYPLTLLERSKFPFRERPFLVAPAVHFCMGGVEIDENGRTSLPGLYAAGEVAWGLHGANRLGGNALTECAVFGRIAGRSAAEEAKQTGWTLMAEPLKKRWEKRANQYFKRKRGGAFRSSDLLKELKHLAWKFAGPIREESLLKEGLERLHTLETKIDQVSPETVKELFRKREMENGALLLKAILKGSLEREESRGAFYRRDFPERDDRQWLKNSVYSLVGEEIVVAHHPVRN; via the coding sequence ATGGAGGAACTCTCCACGGAGATCCTCGTCATCGGAAGTGGGTTGGCCGGGATCATGGCGGCTTTGGCGGCCGAAGAGGTGGGCGTCAGGACGACCCTTGTAGGAAAGTTTGCCATCGGGATGGGGAACAACAGTGCGATCTCCAACGGGGTCTTCACCGCGTCCCATGAACGGTTCTCAACAGAGAACCACCAGGAGGAGACGTTGAAGGCGGGCCGGGGGTTGAATCATGCGCAGATCGTCCGCCGGTTGGTCGATCAGGCGCCCGAAGCCATGGAGAAGTTGAAGGCATGGGGGGTATCTCTGGTCGAAGTCCCGATGGGGTTCATGGTCGATCGATCCGGTGGATGCGATCAAATCCCGGGCGTCCTTCTCATGAGGAGCTTGAAAAAGAGGCTGGGCCTCGGTTCCATCCACTGCCTGCCAGGTCTGGTCGTTTTCGATTTGGTGGTCGGGGAGGGTAGGGTTCAGGGCGCCTTCGGATTTTTAAGAGACGGCCGGCCCTGTCTCGTCCAGTCGAAAGCGGTGATCCTTGCCGCGGGGGGCGGGGGAGCCATCTACCGGAGAAATGACAATCAGAGAAGCACCCTTGGGGACGGTTATGGGCTGGCCCTGCGAGCGGGCCTTCCGCTTCTGGACCTCGAATTTGTCCAGTTCTATCCCTTTGTGTTGGCCGAACCGGGCCTTCACACCTTCATCCTCTATCCGCCCTATCCCGACGGGGTCAAGGTCATGGATGAACACGGCGCAGACCTCCTCGAACGATTGGGCATCGAAGCCGATTTGAATCGGGCCATCATCACCCGCCGGGACTCCCTAACCCTTTCCCTTATGGAATCTACTCGAACCGGGGAGGTCTATTTCGACCTGAGGCAGGTTCCAGAAACGAGCTGGAAGGCCTATCCCTTGACCCTCCTCGAACGGTCGAAGTTCCCCTTCCGGGAGCGGCCCTTTCTGGTCGCTCCCGCTGTCCATTTCTGCATGGGAGGCGTGGAGATCGACGAGAACGGGAGGACCTCTCTCCCAGGGCTTTATGCCGCCGGGGAGGTCGCTTGGGGCCTCCATGGAGCCAACCGCCTCGGCGGAAATGCCCTGACCGAATGTGCGGTCTTCGGAAGGATCGCCGGGCGCTCCGCCGCAGAGGAGGCAAAACAGACGGGCTGGACCCTCATGGCCGAACCCTTGAAGAAGAGGTGGGAGAAGAGGGCCAACCAATATTTCAAGCGGAAAAGAGGGGGGGCTTTCCGATCCTCTGACCTCCTCAAAGAGTTGAAACACCTGGCCTGGAAGTTTGCCGGGCCTATCCGGGAAGAGTCGTTGCTCAAAGAAGGGCTCGAACGCCTCCATACCTTGGAGACGAAGATCGACCAAGTCTCTCCGGAGACGGTCAAGGAGTTGTTCCGGAAGAGGGAAATGGAAAACGGAGCCCTTCTCCTCAAGGCGATCCTGAAGGGTAGCCTTGAAAGAGAGGAGAGCCGGGGGGCCTTCTACCGAAGGGACTTCCCGGAAAGGGATGACCGGCAGTGGCTTAAAAACAGCGTCTACTCTCTTGTCGGAGAGGAGATCGTGGTTGCCCATCACCCCGTACGGAACTAA
- a CDS encoding AI-2E family transporter gives MRREHIFLIFILLLASLTFYYLYRILSPFLTPLLWAILLAIVFYPLFLKLQRFFKEKKVLPALIMTFFVLLLILLPAGLLIVALANEVIDFYHRLEEMIKTGQLQSYLDRLLEFSMVKKGMERLKPYVDVSQADPINFLLKNVQQISTFLFTQTSNLLRSISTFLVSFFFTLLSLYYFFKDGDRLLKNLREILPLRPKEREIILQRFKEMVSATIYGGILIAILQGALGGFSFWILGLSSPIFWGTAMAFLSFIPMGGTALIWGPAAILLLFQGAFLRGLLLLALGVLLIGMVDNFLRPLFVSSRTNIHPLLLFFSVLGGIQAFGMIGLVAGPLIMTLSLTLIEIYTKGIKTQGSSGP, from the coding sequence ATGAGAAGAGAGCACATCTTTCTCATCTTCATTCTACTTTTGGCCTCCCTCACTTTTTACTATCTCTACCGGATCCTCTCTCCCTTTCTGACCCCCCTCCTCTGGGCAATCCTTCTGGCCATCGTCTTCTACCCCCTCTTCCTGAAACTTCAACGTTTCTTTAAGGAAAAAAAAGTCCTTCCGGCCCTGATCATGACGTTCTTCGTCCTTCTTTTGATCCTCCTTCCGGCCGGGCTCCTCATCGTCGCCCTCGCCAACGAGGTCATCGATTTTTACCACCGCCTCGAGGAGATGATCAAAACCGGCCAACTCCAATCCTATCTGGACCGCCTCCTGGAATTTTCCATGGTCAAAAAGGGAATGGAACGGCTGAAACCCTACGTGGATGTCTCCCAGGCCGACCCGATCAACTTTCTGCTCAAGAATGTCCAACAGATCAGCACCTTTCTCTTCACCCAGACCTCCAACCTCCTTCGATCGATCTCCACCTTTCTCGTCAGTTTCTTTTTTACCCTTCTCTCCCTGTACTACTTCTTCAAGGATGGAGACCGCCTCTTAAAAAACCTGAGGGAGATCCTGCCCCTTCGTCCCAAAGAGCGCGAAATCATCCTTCAGCGATTTAAAGAGATGGTCTCGGCTACGATCTATGGAGGGATTTTGATTGCGATCCTTCAGGGGGCTTTGGGAGGCTTCTCTTTCTGGATTTTGGGACTCTCTTCCCCGATCTTCTGGGGGACGGCCATGGCCTTCCTCTCTTTCATCCCGATGGGAGGGACGGCCCTCATCTGGGGGCCCGCGGCCATCCTCCTCCTCTTTCAAGGGGCTTTTTTAAGGGGCCTCCTCCTTTTGGCGTTGGGGGTCCTGCTGATCGGGATGGTGGATAACTTTCTTCGGCCCCTGTTCGTCAGCTCCCGAACGAATATCCATCCCCTCCTGCTCTTCTTTTCCGTACTCGGAGGGATCCAGGCCTTCGGCATGATCGGCCTGGTGGCGGGACCGTTGATCATGACCCTTTCGCTCACCCTGATCGAAATCTACACGAAGGGGATCAAGACACAGGGCTCCTCGGGGCCTTGA
- a CDS encoding YbhB/YbcL family Raf kinase inhibitor-like protein, with translation MRWGVFFFLLLFLTSPVYGQEGSKGKLKVWSPAFDHTGRIPSAYTCDGANINPPLRIESVPKEAKSLALVFDDLDAPRGSYVHWILWNIDPRLKEIKEGSMPEGAIQGTNDFKKQTYGGPCPPGRAHRYAIDLYALDRLLPLGPEATKSDLERAMKGHILDQARWVGTYKRQGPSKR, from the coding sequence ATGAGATGGGGTGTTTTTTTCTTTCTACTCCTATTCCTCACCTCCCCTGTTTATGGCCAGGAGGGCTCAAAGGGGAAACTCAAGGTCTGGAGCCCGGCCTTCGACCATACGGGAAGGATTCCTTCGGCTTACACCTGTGACGGGGCCAATATCAATCCCCCGCTCAGGATCGAATCCGTCCCCAAGGAGGCAAAGTCCCTGGCACTGGTCTTTGATGATCTCGATGCTCCCCGAGGCTCCTATGTCCACTGGATTCTCTGGAATATCGATCCCAGGTTGAAAGAGATCAAGGAGGGCTCGATGCCCGAGGGCGCCATTCAGGGCACGAACGATTTTAAGAAACAGACCTATGGAGGTCCCTGCCCGCCCGGCCGGGCCCACCGCTATGCGATCGACCTTTATGCCCTCGACCGGCTTCTCCCGTTGGGACCTGAGGCGACGAAATCGGATCTCGAAAGGGCGATGAAAGGGCACATTCTCGATCAGGCCAGATGGGTTGGCACTTACAAGAGGCAGGGGCCTTCAAAAAGATGA
- a CDS encoding GNAT family N-acetyltransferase: MIRPFTLSDLNAILAIERQSFPKSPYDRRTFIRLHALFPQQFLVYSEPDEGHQEKVLGYIVFTPEGHLISLAVLPQHRREGIGRKLLRKAMEASSPKGLLAEVRKSNLRAQAFYRRMGFRIVGIAPGYYGDEDALILRWTPPPSESPPK; the protein is encoded by the coding sequence ATGATCCGGCCTTTCACCCTGTCAGACCTCAACGCCATCCTCGCCATCGAACGCCAATCCTTTCCGAAATCTCCCTACGATAGGAGGACCTTCATCCGCCTTCACGCCCTCTTTCCCCAACAATTCCTCGTCTATTCCGAACCCGACGAGGGCCATCAAGAAAAGGTTCTGGGATATATCGTCTTCACGCCGGAGGGCCACCTCATCTCCCTTGCCGTGCTCCCTCAACATAGAAGAGAAGGGATCGGAAGAAAACTCCTTCGAAAAGCCATGGAGGCTTCCTCCCCAAAAGGACTTTTGGCCGAGGTGAGGAAAAGCAATCTCCGGGCCCAGGCCTTTTATCGCCGGATGGGATTTCGAATCGTGGGCATCGCCCCAGGATATTATGGGGATGAAGATGCCTTGATCCTCCGATGGACCCCACCGCCTTCCGAATCCCCTCCTAAGTGA
- a CDS encoding XRE family transcriptional regulator has translation MTTKKVDEKSFGAKMKQLRQLRKLTFEALANKTGLSNRYLREIEEGKVIPPVSAVIQISKALSVDSGSFLSAEEQEALLKKRKESFYKRTQAYSYKTLTPDAETKHMKAFLVTIDPKQDHRMVEYRHEGEEFIYVLKGEVEVRVGENENRLKKGETLHFDSGIPHKLRNLSDEVSKLLVVLYTP, from the coding sequence ATGACAACGAAAAAGGTGGACGAGAAATCCTTCGGGGCGAAGATGAAGCAGCTCCGGCAATTGAGAAAACTCACCTTCGAAGCCCTGGCCAACAAAACGGGCCTCTCCAATCGCTATCTCAGGGAGATCGAAGAGGGTAAGGTCATCCCCCCTGTCTCTGCGGTCATCCAGATTTCAAAAGCCCTCTCCGTGGACTCCGGCTCTTTTCTCTCGGCAGAGGAACAGGAGGCCCTGCTCAAGAAGAGAAAGGAGAGTTTCTACAAACGGACCCAAGCTTACTCTTACAAAACCCTCACCCCGGACGCGGAGACCAAACATATGAAGGCCTTCTTGGTCACGATCGATCCCAAACAGGATCATCGGATGGTGGAATACCGGCACGAGGGAGAGGAATTCATCTATGTCTTGAAAGGCGAGGTGGAGGTCCGGGTGGGAGAAAATGAGAATCGTCTCAAAAAAGGGGAGACGCTCCACTTCGATTCCGGCATCCCCCATAAACTCAGAAACCTCTCCGACGAGGTTTCCAAACTCCTGGTCGTTCTGTACACCCCCTGA
- a CDS encoding universal stress protein, with product MYRKILVPLDGSELAKKALDHAEKLAVFFGSEIVLFEVVPYLPIYGSPELVTPLVIDEKQKEVAERYLQELTEELKKKGVKASAMVKTGQQVAVEIIDYAKEIGADLIVMSTHGRSGITRWVLGSIALKVLTRAETPILLLRSKE from the coding sequence ATGTACCGAAAGATCCTCGTCCCCCTCGATGGGTCGGAGCTGGCCAAAAAGGCCCTGGACCATGCAGAGAAATTGGCCGTCTTTTTCGGCTCGGAAATCGTTCTCTTCGAGGTCGTCCCCTATCTCCCCATCTACGGGTCCCCCGAGCTGGTCACGCCGCTGGTCATCGACGAGAAGCAGAAGGAAGTGGCCGAACGGTATCTTCAGGAGTTGACCGAGGAGTTGAAAAAGAAAGGGGTCAAGGCCTCCGCAATGGTGAAGACGGGGCAGCAGGTGGCCGTGGAGATCATCGACTACGCCAAAGAGATCGGGGCCGACCTGATCGTCATGAGCACCCATGGCCGCTCCGGCATCACCCGATGGGTTCTGGGAAGCATCGCCCTTAAGGTCTTGACCCGGGCCGAAACCCCCATCCTTCTGTTACGATCCAAGGAGTGA
- the ubiE gene encoding bifunctional demethylmenaquinone methyltransferase/2-methoxy-6-polyprenyl-1,4-benzoquinol methylase UbiE — protein sequence MAPYRLQPESVRSLFDRIAPTYDLLNRLLSLRRDVYWRRMAVREFSGQQGHFLDIATGTGDVAIELIRQGIQGRKVVGLDFSEPMIRRAREKLLKKGLLQSVHLGLGDALFLPFPNQLFSGLVIAFGLRNIPKKREALVEMVRVLKPGGKIVILEFTLPERGWMKRLYLVYFTKILPRIGGWVSGDPEAYAYLPESVLRFQSAEEYRALLKESGLAEVSIRSLTGGIVSIISGIKNAR from the coding sequence ATGGCGCCTTATCGGCTTCAACCCGAGTCGGTCCGTTCCCTCTTCGACCGCATCGCGCCCACGTATGATCTTCTCAATCGCCTCCTCAGCCTCCGGAGAGACGTTTACTGGCGGAGGATGGCCGTCCGGGAGTTCTCCGGACAACAGGGCCATTTTCTCGACATTGCCACGGGTACGGGGGATGTGGCCATCGAGTTGATCCGCCAGGGAATTCAGGGGAGGAAGGTGGTCGGTCTCGACTTTTCCGAGCCGATGATCCGGAGGGCGAGGGAAAAACTATTGAAAAAGGGGCTCCTTCAGTCCGTCCATCTTGGACTCGGAGACGCCCTCTTCCTCCCTTTTCCAAACCAACTCTTTTCCGGTCTGGTCATCGCCTTCGGCTTGAGAAACATTCCGAAGAAAAGAGAGGCCCTCGTTGAGATGGTCAGGGTGCTCAAACCCGGTGGGAAGATCGTCATCCTCGAATTCACCCTCCCGGAGCGAGGGTGGATGAAAAGGCTTTACTTGGTCTATTTTACGAAGATCCTTCCCCGGATCGGGGGATGGGTCTCCGGCGATCCGGAGGCCTATGCCTATCTTCCGGAGTCCGTCCTCCGCTTTCAATCGGCCGAGGAGTATCGAGCCTTGCTGAAGGAGTCCGGACTCGCAGAGGTCTCCATTCGATCGCTCACGGGGGGGATCGTCTCCATCATTTCCGGAATCAAGAACGCCCGATGA
- a CDS encoding zinc-ribbon domain-containing protein: protein MIVTCASCLTKYHLDDSRVSEKGAKVRCSRCKHVFYVVRPPESQEQVAESFESFARFHQELIGTEQPEGQRGMEEEEEEERVAPSGMEGLGEEREGEGLFTTPPPSRPAQPFEPPTPEEAKSPVQEPPRKAAQDLWKVRRRRPRFPRFLALLAIVTILLLTLFYLWTELKSGGRLATSLSDPIGKVTRLWEKLWGIESEGLVLKDLVAHEEKVGELSLYIIEGKVTNQSTKLKRFIKVKVTIFDQNKIRVAEKEALCGPTLNRSELKNLPASFFAGDMVLQPKTEKETMLPPGSGLPFMVLFKELPPQAKEFKVEIVEAPSV, encoded by the coding sequence ATGATCGTGACCTGCGCCTCCTGCCTGACCAAGTATCATCTGGACGATTCGCGCGTATCTGAGAAGGGAGCCAAGGTTCGATGCTCCAGGTGCAAACACGTCTTCTATGTCGTTCGGCCTCCAGAGTCCCAGGAGCAGGTGGCGGAGAGTTTTGAATCCTTTGCCCGGTTTCATCAGGAGCTGATCGGGACCGAGCAGCCGGAGGGCCAACGAGGCATGGAGGAGGAGGAAGAGGAAGAAAGGGTGGCGCCCTCAGGAATGGAAGGCCTGGGTGAAGAACGAGAAGGCGAGGGCCTTTTCACGACCCCCCCGCCTTCGAGACCGGCCCAACCTTTCGAACCCCCGACACCGGAGGAGGCCAAAAGCCCGGTACAAGAGCCACCTCGGAAGGCAGCGCAAGATTTATGGAAGGTCAGGAGAAGAAGGCCGAGATTTCCACGCTTCCTCGCCCTTCTTGCAATCGTGACGATTTTGCTCCTGACCCTTTTTTACCTTTGGACAGAGCTAAAGTCTGGAGGCCGTCTGGCTACCTCTTTGAGCGACCCGATCGGGAAGGTCACCCGGTTATGGGAGAAGCTTTGGGGAATTGAGTCGGAGGGATTGGTCCTCAAAGACCTCGTCGCCCATGAGGAAAAGGTCGGAGAGCTTTCCCTGTATATTATCGAAGGAAAAGTTACAAACCAATCGACCAAGTTGAAGCGATTCATCAAGGTGAAGGTGACGATCTTTGATCAGAACAAGATCAGGGTGGCTGAAAAGGAAGCCCTTTGCGGTCCTACCCTCAATCGAAGTGAGCTGAAGAATCTCCCGGCCTCGTTCTTCGCGGGCGATATGGTCCTCCAGCCGAAAACGGAGAAGGAGACGATGCTCCCTCCCGGCAGCGGCCTCCCCTTCATGGTCCTCTTTAAAGAACTGCCCCCCCAGGCCAAGGAGTTTAAAGTGGAGATTGTCGAGGCCCCGTCGGTCTAA
- a CDS encoding queuosine precursor transporter: MPILLIGLYIACELVANVTASKPIQIGGLVVPAAIFIYTLTFTLIDLINESMGKQGARRVILAAFAANLLLAAYAQLTVLLPPATFYTGQEAYASVLGTTPRIVFASLTAYLVSSLIDAELFAFWKTRLRGPRWLRVLVSNAISTGVDSVLFICLAFYGLMPIWPLIQGQYVVKMAITLVSLPLIYLVKGPGRFRLKTVEVYRQSL; the protein is encoded by the coding sequence ATGCCGATCCTCCTCATCGGACTCTACATCGCCTGTGAATTGGTCGCCAATGTCACCGCCTCCAAGCCCATCCAGATCGGAGGACTGGTTGTGCCCGCCGCCATCTTCATCTATACCCTCACCTTCACCCTCATCGACCTGATCAACGAATCGATGGGCAAACAGGGGGCGCGGAGGGTCATCCTGGCCGCTTTCGCCGCCAACCTCCTCCTTGCGGCCTATGCTCAACTGACCGTCCTTCTCCCCCCTGCGACCTTCTACACCGGGCAAGAGGCCTATGCCAGCGTGCTCGGAACCACCCCGAGGATCGTCTTCGCAAGCCTGACGGCATACCTCGTCAGTTCGTTGATCGACGCCGAGCTCTTCGCCTTCTGGAAAACCCGCCTTCGGGGTCCGAGATGGCTCAGGGTCCTGGTCAGCAATGCCATTTCGACAGGGGTCGATAGCGTCCTCTTCATCTGCCTCGCCTTCTACGGTCTCATGCCGATCTGGCCCTTGATCCAAGGCCAGTATGTCGTGAAGATGGCCATCACCCTCGTCAGTCTTCCTCTGATCTATCTCGTGAAGGGCCCTGGACGATTCCGGTTGAAGACGGTGGAGGTTTATCGACAATCCCTCTAA
- a CDS encoding retroviral-like aspartic protease family protein: MRTAPSYRGSIIYFLPFLIFILSASSANGEMYRWVDEKGTLHFADDLSKVPERYRSEAEMRKTPKGMGEASPVKGSDPPKTSPPASLPPPVQEPQGFEVPLHRKHELWLTEVILNGRWRQYFVVDTGASFTLISRQTANELGITINETTPFLRVTSVSDVILTPLVNLRSVRVGKAEVENVDALVYTMPTYQGLLGNSFLNKFKVVIDALNSKMMLYSMQGTPSPERPGGFSKEYWVGQFRFYLQNLEDLKRLKAYYEQRGSRSELTRVNNAILYFENQLSELERRASFAGVPRNWRE; encoded by the coding sequence ATGAGAACCGCTCCATCCTATCGGGGGTCTATCATTTACTTTCTTCCCTTTCTGATCTTCATCCTCTCAGCCTCCTCGGCCAATGGCGAGATGTATCGGTGGGTGGATGAAAAGGGGACGCTCCATTTTGCCGATGACCTATCGAAAGTTCCTGAAAGGTATCGGTCCGAAGCAGAAATGAGAAAAACTCCTAAAGGGATGGGGGAGGCCTCCCCGGTCAAGGGGTCAGATCCACCCAAGACGTCTCCCCCCGCCTCTCTGCCTCCTCCCGTCCAAGAACCTCAGGGATTTGAAGTCCCGCTTCATAGAAAACATGAACTCTGGCTTACGGAGGTTATCCTGAACGGGAGGTGGAGGCAATATTTTGTCGTCGACACAGGGGCCAGTTTCACCCTCATCAGCAGGCAGACGGCCAATGAGCTGGGGATCACCATCAACGAGACCACGCCCTTCCTCAGGGTCACCAGCGTGAGCGATGTGATCCTGACCCCCTTGGTCAATTTGAGGTCGGTCCGGGTGGGCAAGGCCGAAGTCGAGAATGTGGATGCCCTCGTCTATACGATGCCCACCTACCAAGGCCTTTTAGGAAACTCCTTTCTCAACAAATTCAAAGTGGTCATCGATGCTCTCAACAGCAAGATGATGCTCTATTCGATGCAGGGGACCCCCTCTCCTGAGCGACCCGGCGGTTTCTCGAAGGAGTACTGGGTAGGGCAGTTCAGGTTCTATCTCCAGAATTTGGAGGACCTCAAGAGGCTCAAGGCCTACTACGAACAGAGGGGTTCGCGCTCCGAATTGACCCGGGTCAACAATGCGATCCTCTATTTCGAGAATCAGCTGAGCGAGTTGGAACGGAGGGCGTCCTTTGCGGGCGTGCCCAGAAACTGGAGAGAATGA